Part of the Labilibaculum antarcticum genome, AAATCGATAACAAACAAGTTCTCCTCCTTGATTTACATATGTATGGACTAATGTTACAATTACAAAAAGTAAAATGATGTTGTAAAAAAACTCTGTATAAAATGATAATGGTATTCCGAACATTAATTATTTATTTTCAACTTTATTAATAATTCGTGCAGGATTGCCAACAACTATCGCATTCTTTGGCACATCCTTAACAACAACAGCCCCAGCACCTATAATTGCATTATCACCAATAGTAATACCTCCGATAATTATTGCATTTGCATGTACTTCAACATTTGATCCAAGTATTGGTCTTTTACCATTTTTTTCTCCAATAGTCACTAAATGATTAATGTAAACATTTTCACCTATTACTTTTGCATTTAATATTGTAGAATAGGGATGCGCAAGCCTCAACCCACCACCAACTTTCGTATAGATATCAATAGTAAAACTAGGATGCTTAGGATAAAAAACGCGTAGGATTTTTGAAAAGAGACCTGGTGTTCTAAAGTAAAATAAAGTTCTAAAGTAACGATTGGTTACTAATTCATAAGACAAGTCGTATAATAACCTAACTCCCTTTTTATTGCACACTTGGGTTGAATATAAGTCTGCTTTAATAAGATTTTTACTTCTTGCTACAGCATACAATAATAAATGTGGAATATAGAAAAACTGACCTGCCAAAATTATCCATCTCATAATAACTAAATTTTTAGAACTTTATCATTCCATTCATTCATAATAGTTTTCAATTCAAATTTAGTCGAATTCAATATTGCTCCATGCGACAAACGATCTTGAAATTCTTCGTCAGAACTAAATCGATTCAAGGCCCATACAAATTTGTCAATATTATCATTTTCAATCAATATCCCGTCATGATTATTATTAATAATATTACGAGGACCTGTAGGACAATCAAATGAGATCACAGGAACTCCCACCGATTGGGCCTCTAAAATAAGCATGGGAAAACATTCCTGTTCTGAACTCATCAGGACTACCCTTGATTTAGCTAGTTCTTCCAGAACAGAATTTGTTTTACCTTTGAAAGTCACACAATTCTCCATTTTTTTCTCTTTAACAAGATTCTGTATTTCACCCCCATAAAGATTATCTAATGGTCCATAAATAAGCAATCTCCAAGCTGGATTATCATTCGAAAACTTTTCCCATATACCAACTAAAAGCTCGAGTCTTTTGACAGGTGCAAAGCGAACAACTGTAGCAGCAATTAAATCTTTTTTAGATTGCGCATTTATAATTACATCTGCATCCGAAATGATTGGATTATTAATGACCTCAACATTACTCGACTTGTAAAATGACCTTTCTTCAGTACTCAAAACAACGAGTTTATCATACTTCGACTCGACATAATTGAAGATCTTATTTTTTAATTCACTTTTCTTGTTATAATACTTTGAAAAATGAAATTCTTTAACAATTTTGGTTTGTCTTCGCAATAAAAAAGGAAGAACATAAGTAATTGGGATATGTGACGCAACAATTACTATATCGGGCTTATTTTTCAATAAATATTTTTGAATAACAAAAATATTTTTAAATAAAAGAAAAAGGTTTGTAAATGAAAAATAACTAATTAATCGATTGTAATTAATTTTCAGATCGATGAATTTTACAGTTGGTTCTAAATCATAAATATGAGAATTATTTTTATTTTCAGTACTAATAACCGTAAGATCATACTCAAAATTAGTAGCCCAATAATTAGCTTTTATTGCGACTAACTTTTCGATACCACCATGCTCATAAAATTGATCCACGAGAATTGTTATTTTCTTCATTTTTTTAAGATTAATGAGCGAAATAAAACATCCCACTGTTTTACAATCTTTTCTGGATTATACCTAAGTACGTTCTCACTTGAACATTTTCCCATTCGACTCCTTAAATCGAAATCTTTTATTAAGGATACTAACTTTTCAGCAAACATATCAATATTACCATTAGGTACTAAAAAACCATTGATATTATCATCAACGATATCAGCTGGCCCATAAGGGCAATCAAACGAAACACATGGTACTCCATAACTCATTGCTTCTATTAACACCATTCCAAACCCCTCAAAACGAGAAGTCATTAGATAAATTGATGAATTTTTATATTTTTCCTGAATATTCTTCACTGGAGGATAGAAATTCACAACAGAATTTAATCCTAATTTTTCGGCCTTGCTCTCTAAATCTAAATCAGTATTTATTTTTCCATAAATTTCAAGATTCCAATCTGGATGCACAAAATGCACTTTCTCCCAAATTTCCAATAACCGATCATACCCTTTTTGATAGGACTGTTTACCAACTACTAAAACATTTTTATTGTTCAATGTTGATTTTTCCAGAGGATTAAAAGGTAAGGGATTAGGAATAACAAGCAAGTTTTTAAGATCCCACTCTGACAAATTTCCATTTGTTAAAACGATGAATTTATGAAATTTACTCCCACCATAATTCATCAATCTAAGTTTCACACTTAACCAGATTTTTTTCAGAAAAGAATCTTTATCACTATTAAACTCTATTTGTTTTGAAACATGCCGTTCATAAACAACAGGAATTTTTTTCCCAAAAATTACTGGAAACAACATACCTTTCAGTCCATCATCACAAACAGAAATAATATCTGGCTTAACTCGATCAAGAACATCTTTTATACCCTTCCTATAAGAATATAAATACCGGAATGGATTTCCTCCCACAGAAATATCATGATAATGAATTTCATTACTAAAATCATAAAAAAGATCTTCTCCTGTCTGATTTAGAGTTAAGATATGAACCTGATATCCTGACTCTTCGGCTAAGTAAGATGCCTTAACAGATAAAACTCTCTCAAGTCCTCCAGAACCGCAAATTTGGTTCGTTATGTATAACAATTTCATAAATCAATCTTCACTAAGTTAAAATCCTTTCGATGTACAATTTCAATTATGTAACTAATATTTCGACCTTGTGACTTACCCGCATATAATTTATGTAGCAGGATAAGCTTCTTCTATGAAGGAAGAACAAGTGTTTTTCAAGTCTTTAACAACAGGTAAATGATTAGTTAAATTAACAACATTAGTTTTTTTTGTTATTAATCCTTTCAAATTAAAATTATTAGTAATATTTCCTTCCTTATCTATATCTATCCTATTGAAAAAGTCAATTATTCCATCAAAACGGCAAGTATCAA contains:
- a CDS encoding LbetaH domain-containing protein, whose translation is MRWIILAGQFFYIPHLLLYAVARSKNLIKADLYSTQVCNKKGVRLLYDLSYELVTNRYFRTLFYFRTPGLFSKILRVFYPKHPSFTIDIYTKVGGGLRLAHPYSTILNAKVIGENVYINHLVTIGEKNGKRPILGSNVEVHANAIIIGGITIGDNAIIGAGAVVVKDVPKNAIVVGNPARIINKVENK
- a CDS encoding glycosyltransferase; its protein translation is MKKITILVDQFYEHGGIEKLVAIKANYWATNFEYDLTVISTENKNNSHIYDLEPTVKFIDLKINYNRLISYFSFTNLFLLFKNIFVIQKYLLKNKPDIVIVASHIPITYVLPFLLRRQTKIVKEFHFSKYYNKKSELKNKIFNYVESKYDKLVVLSTEERSFYKSSNVEVINNPIISDADVIINAQSKKDLIAATVVRFAPVKRLELLVGIWEKFSNDNPAWRLLIYGPLDNLYGGEIQNLVKEKKMENCVTFKGKTNSVLEELAKSRVVLMSSEQECFPMLILEAQSVGVPVISFDCPTGPRNIINNNHDGILIENDNIDKFVWALNRFSSDEEFQDRLSHGAILNSTKFELKTIMNEWNDKVLKI
- a CDS encoding glycosyltransferase family 4 protein — translated: MKLLYITNQICGSGGLERVLSVKASYLAEESGYQVHILTLNQTGEDLFYDFSNEIHYHDISVGGNPFRYLYSYRKGIKDVLDRVKPDIISVCDDGLKGMLFPVIFGKKIPVVYERHVSKQIEFNSDKDSFLKKIWLSVKLRLMNYGGSKFHKFIVLTNGNLSEWDLKNLLVIPNPLPFNPLEKSTLNNKNVLVVGKQSYQKGYDRLLEIWEKVHFVHPDWNLEIYGKINTDLDLESKAEKLGLNSVVNFYPPVKNIQEKYKNSSIYLMTSRFEGFGMVLIEAMSYGVPCVSFDCPYGPADIVDDNINGFLVPNGNIDMFAEKLVSLIKDFDLRSRMGKCSSENVLRYNPEKIVKQWDVLFRSLILKK